One Orrella dioscoreae genomic window carries:
- the zapE gene encoding cell division protein ZapE — protein MNVLEYYESALAERGYKPDTAQRTAIERLQRYFDDWVAFKAMRSSALKRLLKRPDVPRGVYMWGGVGRGKSFLMDSFYSTVPVKRKARLHFHEFMRGVHRELDEVKGMSDPLDEVARRIAKRYRLICFDEFHVSDVADAMILYRLLLKLFEYGTSFVMTSNYEPSTLYPDGLHRDRIVPAIKLIQERMDVLNVDAGTDYRRRSLEQVQSYHHPLDDAADQALNEAFDRLADTPPQTPAVLHIEHREIKALKLSGSVVWFDFATLCGGPRSQNDYLELASRFHGVILSGVPRMGPRQASEARRFTWLIDVFYDHRVKLIMSAECPPEEIYTEGTLANEFHRTVSRILEMQSREYLESDRRDAATL, from the coding sequence ATGAACGTCCTTGAATACTACGAATCCGCGCTGGCTGAACGCGGCTACAAGCCCGACACCGCGCAGCGCACCGCCATCGAGCGCCTGCAGCGCTATTTCGATGACTGGGTGGCGTTCAAGGCCATGCGTTCCAGCGCGCTCAAGCGCCTGCTCAAGCGTCCCGACGTGCCGCGTGGCGTCTATATGTGGGGCGGGGTCGGGCGGGGCAAGAGCTTCCTGATGGACTCGTTCTATTCGACGGTGCCGGTCAAGCGCAAGGCGCGGCTGCACTTCCACGAGTTCATGCGCGGCGTGCACCGCGAGCTCGACGAGGTCAAGGGCATGTCGGACCCGCTGGACGAGGTGGCGCGCCGCATCGCCAAGCGCTACCGGCTGATCTGTTTCGACGAATTCCACGTCTCGGACGTCGCGGACGCGATGATCCTGTACCGCCTGCTGCTGAAGCTGTTCGAGTACGGCACGTCCTTCGTGATGACGTCGAACTACGAACCTTCCACGCTGTATCCCGATGGCCTGCACCGTGACCGCATCGTGCCCGCCATCAAGCTGATCCAGGAGCGCATGGACGTGCTGAACGTGGATGCCGGCACGGACTACCGCCGCCGTTCGCTGGAGCAGGTGCAGAGCTATCACCATCCGCTCGACGATGCGGCCGACCAGGCGTTGAACGAGGCGTTCGACCGCCTGGCCGACACGCCGCCACAGACGCCGGCCGTGCTGCATATCGAGCATCGCGAGATCAAGGCGCTGAAACTCTCGGGCAGCGTGGTGTGGTTCGATTTCGCGACGCTCTGCGGCGGGCCGCGTTCGCAGAACGATTATCTTGAGCTGGCCAGCCGCTTCCATGGCGTGATCCTGTCGGGCGTGCCGCGCATGGGGCCGCGCCAGGCCTCCGAGGCGCGCCGTTTCACGTGGCTGATCGACGTGTTCTACGACCATCGCGTGAAGCTCATCATGTCGGCCGAGTGCCCGCCCGAGGAGATCTACACCGAAGGGACGCTGGCCAACGAGTTCCACCGGACCGTCTCGCGCATCCTGGAAATGCAGTCGCGCGAGTACCTCGAGTCCGATCGGCGCGACGCGGCGACGCTGTAG
- a CDS encoding DUF3325 domain-containing protein: MMTAIASLLVFGGFTAMSLGMARHHEAAFGGEPGHLRAWGLRGTGWVALALALWAMVRADGGSEGLTTWFGILTVAGLALIGLMPYAPRLAAKLGAASLALALLLALLNA; encoded by the coding sequence ATGATGACCGCGATCGCCAGCCTGCTTGTCTTCGGCGGCTTCACGGCCATGAGCCTGGGCATGGCGCGTCATCACGAAGCTGCCTTCGGCGGCGAGCCCGGACACCTGCGTGCCTGGGGCTTGCGCGGGACTGGCTGGGTGGCGCTGGCGCTGGCCCTGTGGGCGATGGTGCGGGCCGATGGCGGGTCCGAGGGGCTGACGACCTGGTTTGGCATCCTGACCGTGGCGGGTCTCGCGCTGATCGGCCTGATGCCCTACGCGCCACGGCTGGCGGCGAAGCTGGGCGCGGCCAGCCTGGCGTTGGCGCTGCTGCTGGCCTTGTTGAACGCCTGA
- a CDS encoding class II aldolase/adducin family protein, which produces MHARTQAADSPALDLGGRESIYQPEQAGRIFPHVPDFDDAQAARRHLKQRLAGACRAFAQHGLDYGFAGHLTVRDPEHPHFYWTNPMAVHFSQVCVSNLILVDHQGTVVEGEHAVNRAGFVLHAAVHEAHPDIVAMCHAHTVYGTAYAALGRPLAPISQDAAAFFEDHVVIRAEAGAVAVEEKAGQSICEHFRGVKAAIHQNHGLLTVSRHSIDAAAFWFIALERCCRQQLILDASGHAPTLVPPDRSRYSREHVGSEYIGWLHFQPVYAQLAASQPDLLA; this is translated from the coding sequence ATGCACGCAAGAACCCAAGCGGCGGACTCGCCGGCGCTCGATCTGGGCGGACGGGAATCCATCTACCAGCCCGAGCAGGCTGGGCGCATCTTTCCCCACGTTCCTGATTTCGACGATGCCCAGGCAGCCCGCAGGCACCTGAAGCAGCGGCTGGCGGGCGCCTGTCGGGCCTTCGCCCAGCACGGGCTGGACTACGGCTTCGCGGGCCACCTGACCGTGCGCGATCCCGAGCATCCACATTTCTACTGGACCAATCCCATGGCGGTCCATTTTTCACAGGTGTGCGTGTCCAACCTCATCCTGGTGGACCACCAGGGCACGGTGGTGGAAGGGGAGCATGCGGTGAACCGGGCAGGGTTCGTGCTGCACGCGGCCGTGCACGAGGCGCACCCCGACATCGTGGCCATGTGCCATGCGCACACGGTCTATGGCACGGCCTATGCCGCGCTGGGCCGGCCGCTGGCACCCATTTCGCAGGATGCCGCGGCGTTCTTCGAGGACCACGTGGTGATCCGTGCCGAGGCGGGCGCGGTGGCGGTCGAGGAAAAGGCGGGGCAGTCCATTTGCGAACACTTCCGTGGCGTGAAGGCCGCCATCCACCAGAACCATGGCCTGCTGACCGTCAGCCGCCACAGCATCGATGCCGCGGCCTTCTGGTTCATCGCCCTGGAGCGCTGCTGCAGGCAGCAGTTGATCCTGGATGCCAGCGGGCATGCGCCGACGCTGGTGCCGCCGGATCGCTCCCGCTACAGCCGCGAGCACGTGGGCAGCGAATACATCGGCTGGCTGCATTTCCAGCCGGTGTATGCGCAACTGGCGGCGTCTCAACCCGATCTGCTGGCGTGA
- a CDS encoding tryptophan--tRNA ligase — protein MQTRVLTGITTTGTPHLGNYAGAIRPAVAASTQPGVDAFFFLADYHALIKCDDPARIARSRLELAVTWLAAGLDPERVTFYRQSDIPEIPELSWLLTCVTGKGLMNRAHAYKASLDQNEAKGVEPDDGVTMGLFSYPVLMAADILMFNAHRVPVGRDQVQHLEMARDIAQRFNHLYGQGREFFVLPEAVVEEDVATLPGLDGRKMSKSYNNTIPLFEGGAKALKAAVMRIVTDSRQPGEAKDAEGSHLYSLYKAFATPDETKAFRAALEGGLGWGEAKQALCDRLERDLAPMRARYDELIARPDRLEEILQAGAARARRIAQPMMAELRDAVGLRSLRSSAVSASAAGAKKNAKTARFVSFRDEDGQFRFRLLAADGTELLNSVAYANPKEAGQVQKRLQDAAQAPEWAAEGDASFVLRLDGTVIGHGPAQPDAVARDALLARAAEALAALSAAE, from the coding sequence ATGCAAACCCGCGTCCTTACTGGCATTACCACCACCGGCACCCCCCACCTGGGCAACTATGCCGGCGCGATCCGCCCCGCCGTGGCGGCCAGCACGCAGCCAGGCGTCGATGCCTTCTTCTTCCTGGCCGACTATCACGCGCTGATCAAGTGCGACGACCCCGCGCGCATCGCGCGGTCGCGCCTGGAGCTGGCCGTGACGTGGCTGGCCGCGGGCCTGGACCCGGAACGGGTGACCTTCTATCGCCAGTCCGACATTCCGGAGATTCCCGAGCTGTCCTGGCTGCTGACCTGCGTCACGGGCAAGGGCCTGATGAACCGCGCGCACGCCTACAAGGCCTCGCTCGACCAGAACGAAGCCAAGGGCGTGGAGCCGGACGACGGCGTGACCATGGGGCTGTTTTCCTATCCGGTGCTGATGGCCGCCGACATCCTGATGTTCAACGCGCACCGCGTGCCCGTGGGGCGCGACCAGGTGCAGCACCTGGAAATGGCGCGCGACATCGCCCAGCGCTTCAACCACCTGTACGGCCAGGGCCGCGAGTTCTTCGTGTTGCCCGAGGCGGTCGTGGAGGAGGACGTGGCCACGCTGCCGGGCCTGGATGGACGCAAGATGTCCAAGAGCTACAACAACACCATCCCGCTGTTCGAGGGCGGCGCCAAGGCCCTGAAGGCGGCGGTGATGCGCATCGTGACCGATTCGCGCCAGCCCGGCGAAGCCAAGGATGCCGAAGGCTCGCATCTTTACTCGCTGTACAAGGCCTTCGCCACGCCGGACGAAACGAAGGCCTTCCGCGCCGCGCTCGAAGGCGGCCTGGGCTGGGGCGAGGCCAAGCAGGCCCTGTGCGACCGGCTCGAGCGCGACCTGGCGCCCATGCGCGCGCGCTACGACGAACTGATCGCGCGTCCCGATCGCCTGGAGGAAATCCTGCAGGCGGGGGCTGCCCGCGCACGCCGCATCGCGCAGCCCATGATGGCCGAGCTGCGTGACGCGGTGGGCTTGCGCAGCCTGCGCAGCAGCGCCGTGTCCGCCAGTGCCGCGGGCGCGAAGAAGAACGCCAAGACCGCGCGCTTCGTCAGTTTCCGCGACGAGGACGGCCAGTTCCGTTTCCGCCTGCTGGCGGCGGACGGCACGGAATTGCTGAATTCGGTGGCCTATGCCAACCCCAAGGAGGCGGGCCAGGTGCAGAAGCGCCTGCAGGATGCCGCGCAGGCGCCCGAGTGGGCGGCGGAGGGCGACGCAAGCTTCGTGTTGCGGCTGGACGGCACGGTCATCGGCCACGGCCCGGCACAGCCCGATGCGGTGGCGCGTGATGCGCTCCTGGCACGCGCAGCCGAGGCACTGGCGGCGTTGTCCGCGGCGGAATGA
- a CDS encoding DUF3649 domain-containing protein codes for MKPAAATSAVSKSRLPARYRWAVASRTAAAVLGGYAFASAAAAALAVGLPLARIEAVFTANLLIFLFYAAAIIWVFATRSAGRAWVGMFVGTAVCYLAYLVLRGTA; via the coding sequence GTGAAACCTGCCGCCGCTACGTCCGCCGTGTCCAAATCCCGCCTGCCGGCCCGCTATCGCTGGGCCGTGGCATCGCGCACCGCTGCCGCCGTGCTGGGCGGCTACGCCTTCGCGTCGGCCGCCGCCGCGGCGCTGGCCGTCGGCCTGCCGCTCGCCCGCATCGAGGCCGTGTTCACGGCCAATCTGCTCATCTTCCTGTTCTACGCGGCCGCGATCATCTGGGTGTTCGCCACGCGCAGCGCCGGGCGTGCCTGGGTGGGCATGTTCGTTGGAACCGCCGTGTGCTACCTGGCCTACCTGGTGTTGCGAGGCACGGCATGA
- a CDS encoding ATP-dependent DNA helicase, whose translation MPDTEIAGLFALDGPLAATSASYRVRASQVELAEAISDTISRRATLVAEAGTGTGKTWAYLVPAFLRGGKVLVSTGTRTLQDQLFLRDLPRLRDALAIPVTAALLKGRANYVCHYHLERLEGEEGGLRSRAEIGQYRRIQVFASQSRTGDRADLSEVPEEAEIWQRVTSTRENCLGQECPRVRDCFVLKARRQAQEADVVVVNHALFLADLMLREEGVTDLLPQADTVIFDEAHQLPDTATRFLGTSVSTHQLLDLSRDAQAAGLAHARERCNWGEVAGKLETAARALRLACAPLEKVPGRKATFESLANLDLPDFDAAVDGLKTALFHLEEALAGVAESHPDLMAASRVAAQLALRVQRWARKAGEPPVQAPRASQVLAPAPLATAVVAGPPPAWEDLVAEVVSGKVTPAAALDVQDDAPARPSAAERLAEAAAQVPLALPADTQAVRWVEMGMHHVRLHAAPLSVAEAFSRLRPAGQAWIMTSATLSVHGDFSHFTSQLGLRDAQIARWESPFDYVSQGLLFVPRDLPLPQSPQFTERFVQTLLPLLEASPGGALVLCTTLRAVERVAELLGKAFEERGWNWPLLRQGQAPRRELLERFRTLLHPVLVGSASFWEGIDIPGDALTLVAIDKLPFAPPDDPVIEARLRACKARGGNPFAEYQLPEAAIALKQGAGRLIRTERDWGVLLVGDTRLVDKPYGKRLWRGLPPFSRTRDMEEALAFYQRQGKADGTEETS comes from the coding sequence ATGCCCGACACCGAAATCGCCGGTCTTTTCGCCCTGGATGGCCCGTTGGCCGCCACCTCGGCGAGCTACCGCGTGCGCGCGTCCCAGGTCGAACTGGCCGAGGCCATCTCCGACACCATTTCCCGCCGGGCCACGCTGGTGGCCGAGGCCGGCACGGGCACCGGCAAGACCTGGGCTTACCTGGTGCCGGCCTTTCTGCGCGGCGGCAAGGTGCTGGTTTCCACCGGCACCCGCACCTTGCAGGACCAGCTGTTCCTGCGCGACCTGCCGCGCCTGCGTGACGCGCTGGCCATTCCGGTCACGGCCGCGTTGCTGAAAGGCCGGGCCAATTACGTCTGCCACTACCACCTGGAGCGCCTGGAGGGCGAAGAGGGCGGATTGCGCTCGCGCGCCGAGATCGGCCAGTACCGGCGCATCCAGGTTTTCGCCAGCCAGTCGCGCACCGGCGATCGCGCCGATCTCTCGGAAGTGCCAGAAGAGGCGGAAATCTGGCAGCGCGTGACCTCCACCCGCGAGAATTGCCTGGGCCAGGAGTGTCCCCGGGTGCGTGACTGCTTCGTGCTGAAGGCGCGCCGCCAGGCGCAGGAGGCCGACGTCGTGGTGGTGAACCACGCGCTCTTCCTGGCCGACCTGATGCTGCGCGAAGAGGGCGTGACGGACCTGCTGCCGCAGGCGGACACGGTGATCTTCGACGAAGCGCACCAGTTGCCCGACACCGCCACGCGCTTCCTGGGCACCAGCGTGTCCACCCACCAGCTGCTGGACCTGTCGCGCGACGCCCAGGCCGCGGGCCTGGCCCATGCCCGCGAGCGCTGCAACTGGGGAGAGGTGGCGGGCAAGCTGGAAACCGCCGCGCGTGCGTTGCGGCTGGCCTGTGCGCCGCTCGAGAAGGTGCCGGGCCGCAAGGCCACCTTCGAGTCGCTGGCCAACCTGGACCTGCCGGATTTCGACGCGGCCGTGGACGGGCTGAAGACGGCGCTTTTCCATCTGGAGGAAGCGCTGGCCGGCGTGGCCGAGAGCCATCCCGACCTGATGGCGGCCTCCAGGGTTGCCGCGCAGCTGGCCTTGCGGGTGCAGCGCTGGGCGCGCAAGGCGGGCGAGCCTCCGGTGCAGGCGCCGCGCGCCTCGCAGGTGCTGGCGCCTGCGCCCCTGGCCACGGCTGTCGTGGCCGGACCGCCGCCCGCCTGGGAAGACCTGGTGGCGGAGGTCGTGTCCGGCAAGGTGACACCCGCCGCGGCGCTGGATGTGCAAGACGATGCGCCCGCGCGTCCCTCGGCCGCCGAGCGCCTGGCCGAGGCCGCGGCCCAGGTGCCGCTGGCCTTGCCCGCCGATACGCAGGCGGTGCGCTGGGTGGAAATGGGCATGCACCACGTGCGCCTGCATGCGGCGCCGCTGTCCGTGGCGGAAGCCTTCTCGCGGCTGCGGCCGGCGGGGCAGGCCTGGATCATGACCTCGGCCACCCTGTCGGTGCATGGGGATTTTTCGCATTTCACCTCCCAACTGGGGCTGCGCGACGCGCAGATCGCGCGTTGGGAGTCGCCCTTCGACTACGTCAGCCAGGGCCTGCTGTTCGTGCCGCGTGACTTGCCGCTGCCGCAGTCGCCGCAATTCACCGAGCGTTTCGTGCAGACCTTGCTGCCCTTGCTGGAAGCCAGTCCGGGCGGTGCGCTGGTGCTCTGCACGACCTTGCGTGCGGTGGAGCGGGTGGCCGAGCTGCTGGGCAAGGCATTCGAGGAACGTGGCTGGAACTGGCCCTTGCTGCGCCAGGGGCAGGCGCCGCGGCGCGAGCTGCTGGAGCGTTTTCGCACGCTGCTGCACCCCGTGCTGGTCGGCAGCGCAAGCTTCTGGGAAGGGATCGACATCCCGGGCGACGCCCTGACGCTGGTGGCCATCGACAAGCTGCCCTTCGCGCCGCCGGACGACCCGGTCATCGAGGCGCGGCTGCGCGCCTGCAAGGCGAGGGGCGGCAATCCTTTTGCCGAATACCAGCTGCCCGAGGCGGCCATCGCCTTGAAGCAGGGGGCAGGGCGCCTGATCCGTACCGAGCGGGACTGGGGCGTGCTGCTGGTGGGTGACACGCGTCTGGTCGACAAGCCCTACGGCAAGCGGCTGTGGCGCGGCCTGCCGCCGTTCTCGCGCACCCGCGACATGGAAGAGGCCCTGGCCTTCTACCAGCGCCAGGGCAAGGCCGACGGGACCGAGGAAACCTCCTAG
- a CDS encoding PepSY-associated TM helix domain-containing protein, whose amino-acid sequence MRPDDNPEGLRQSMSWLHTWTGLLLGWILFAMFLTGTLAFFKPEITRWMQPELRANAATPEQALATAERVLRERGAEASRWTITLPDVRQPTLQVVWTSQQAGEGGGPVRRGFQRLLLDPLTGETLQARETRGGDFFYRFHFELELPRPWGRWLACIAGMFMLVAIISGVITHKKIFTDFFTFRPAKGGQRAWMDGHNALSVLGLPFHFMITLSGVVIFVAMVMPAGIDAAYGNDTRAYTEEAYPGAGVAAPRSTGQPGVLAPLGPMLAQARAHWPDGQVGRIAVNGPASADATVYVSRHMGDRIAYGRATPALVFEGGTGRLAKEMGQSGPAAQTLGVLIGLHLGLFAEPFLRWVYFLVSLAGTAMVGTGLVLWVKKRRQKHAKAAVTPFSLKLVEGLNVASIAGLCAAVGAFFWANRLLPVDLPQHGLWEGRVFLGVWGVALVHAYLRPRRAWREQLWLGAILLGGVPLLNALTSDRHLGVSLPAGDWVMAGFDLTALASGVFLAWLAGRTGRPAAAPVPKAGLAATALATAQEGRP is encoded by the coding sequence ATGAGGCCGGACGACAATCCGGAGGGACTGCGGCAGTCGATGTCCTGGCTGCACACCTGGACAGGCCTGCTGTTGGGCTGGATCCTGTTCGCGATGTTCCTGACAGGCACGCTGGCCTTCTTCAAGCCCGAGATCACGCGCTGGATGCAGCCCGAACTGCGGGCGAACGCCGCCACGCCCGAACAGGCCCTGGCCACCGCCGAGCGGGTGCTGCGCGAGCGTGGCGCCGAGGCATCGCGCTGGACCATCACCTTGCCGGACGTGCGCCAGCCGACGCTGCAGGTCGTCTGGACCTCGCAGCAGGCGGGCGAGGGGGGCGGGCCTGTCCGCCGCGGTTTCCAGCGCCTGCTGCTGGACCCGCTGACGGGCGAAACCTTGCAGGCGCGCGAGACGCGCGGCGGCGATTTCTTCTATCGCTTCCATTTCGAGCTGGAGCTGCCTCGTCCCTGGGGCCGCTGGCTGGCCTGCATCGCGGGCATGTTCATGTTGGTGGCGATCATCAGCGGCGTCATCACGCACAAGAAGATATTCACCGACTTCTTCACCTTCCGCCCCGCCAAGGGCGGGCAGCGGGCATGGATGGACGGGCACAACGCGCTGTCGGTGCTGGGCTTGCCCTTCCATTTCATGATCACCTTGAGTGGCGTGGTGATCTTCGTGGCGATGGTCATGCCGGCCGGCATCGATGCCGCCTACGGCAACGACACGCGCGCCTATACCGAAGAGGCGTATCCCGGCGCGGGGGTTGCCGCGCCGCGCAGCACGGGCCAACCAGGCGTCTTGGCGCCCCTGGGGCCGATGCTGGCCCAGGCGCGCGCGCACTGGCCGGATGGACAGGTCGGCCGCATCGCCGTGAACGGACCGGCATCCGCGGATGCCACCGTGTATGTTTCCCGGCACATGGGCGACCGCATCGCCTATGGCCGCGCCACGCCCGCGCTGGTCTTCGAGGGCGGCACCGGACGCCTGGCGAAGGAGATGGGCCAGTCCGGCCCCGCCGCCCAGACCCTGGGCGTGCTGATCGGCCTGCACCTGGGACTGTTCGCCGAGCCTTTCCTGCGCTGGGTGTACTTCCTGGTGAGCCTGGCCGGCACGGCGATGGTGGGAACGGGCCTGGTGCTGTGGGTGAAGAAACGCCGCCAGAAGCACGCCAAGGCTGCCGTGACGCCGTTCTCGCTGAAGCTGGTGGAAGGCCTGAACGTGGCCAGCATTGCCGGCCTGTGCGCGGCGGTGGGAGCGTTCTTCTGGGCCAACCGGCTGCTGCCGGTGGACCTGCCGCAGCATGGCCTGTGGGAGGGGCGCGTGTTCCTGGGCGTGTGGGGCGTGGCGCTCGTGCACGCGTATCTGCGACCGCGCCGCGCCTGGCGGGAGCAGCTGTGGCTGGGGGCGATCCTGCTGGGTGGCGTGCCCTTGCTCAATGCCCTGACCTCGGATCGCCACCTGGGGGTATCGTTGCCGGCAGGCGACTGGGTCATGGCGGGCTTCGACCTGACGGCGCTGGCCTCGGGCGTGTTCCTGGCCTGGCTGGCCGGGCGCACGGGCCGCCCGGCCGCCGCGCCCGTGCCCAAGGCCGGGCTTGCGGCCACGGCGCTGGCCACGGCGCAGGAGGGACGCCCATGA
- a CDS encoding Tex family protein: MSDTTLSFVAEPPEAVKARIVAQLANELGVRAAQVAATLDLLDDGATVPFIARYRKEATGGLDDTVLRNLDVRLVYLRELEERRGAILESVAQQGKLTAALDKELRDADTKQRLEDLYAPYKPKRRTRAQIAREAGLEPLADAILADAACDPQALAEGYVKPDAGVADAKAALDGARDILAERYAENADLIANLREHLWSTGLLVSKVAEGKEAEGDNFRDWFDFSEALRSLPSHRILALLRGRQQGVLELRVGLEPEREALVPHPCVARVADFLKLGRDLFATDATPRARWLGEVCRWTWRVKLLTAFETELIGKLRETAETQAIHVFAENLKDLLLAAPAGPKTVLGLDPGIRTGVKVAVIDPTGKLVDTATVYPFEPRRDRTGSLATLAALAKRHKVELIAIGNGTASRETEKLAAELSSALPELNMNRIVVSEAGASVYSASELAAAEFPDLDVSLRGAVSIARRLQDPLAELVKIEPKAIGVGQYQHDVNQRELARSLDAVIEDCVNAVGVDVNTASAPLLTRVSGLNSTLARNIVAHRDSHGAFASRRALLDVSRFGDKAFEQAAGFLRIPQGDNPLDASSVHPEAYPVVERILARIQADARQVVGNRDALKGLSPSEFTDERFGLPTVKDIFSELEKPGRDPRPEFKTATFKEGVETLNDLLPGMILEGVVTNVAAFGAFVDIGVHQDGLVHISALSDKFIKEARDVVRVGQTVKVKVQEVDAARKRIALTMRLDDDALPARRSGPAAGNDSRGNRPAGGGKRPGQSAPPPGGAMAEAFARLKR, from the coding sequence ATGTCCGACACCACCCTTTCCTTCGTCGCCGAACCGCCCGAGGCCGTCAAGGCGCGCATCGTGGCGCAACTGGCCAACGAGCTCGGCGTGCGCGCCGCGCAGGTCGCGGCCACGCTGGACCTGCTGGATGACGGAGCGACCGTGCCCTTCATCGCCCGCTACCGCAAGGAAGCCACTGGCGGCCTGGACGACACCGTCCTGCGCAACCTCGACGTGCGCCTGGTCTATTTGCGTGAACTGGAAGAGCGCCGCGGCGCCATCCTGGAATCGGTGGCGCAACAAGGCAAGCTGACCGCCGCCCTGGACAAGGAATTGCGCGACGCCGACACCAAGCAACGCCTGGAAGACCTGTACGCGCCCTACAAGCCCAAGCGCCGCACCCGCGCCCAGATCGCGCGGGAAGCCGGCCTGGAGCCGCTGGCGGACGCCATCCTGGCCGACGCCGCCTGCGATCCGCAGGCGCTGGCCGAGGGCTATGTGAAGCCCGACGCGGGCGTGGCGGACGCCAAGGCGGCGCTGGACGGCGCGCGTGACATCCTGGCCGAGCGCTATGCCGAGAATGCCGACCTCATCGCCAACCTGCGCGAGCACCTCTGGTCCACGGGCCTGCTGGTCTCCAAGGTGGCGGAAGGCAAGGAAGCCGAAGGCGACAACTTCCGCGACTGGTTCGACTTCAGCGAAGCGCTGCGCAGCCTGCCCTCGCACCGCATCCTGGCGCTGCTGCGCGGCCGCCAGCAGGGCGTGCTGGAACTGCGCGTGGGCCTGGAGCCCGAGCGCGAAGCCCTGGTCCCGCACCCCTGCGTGGCGCGCGTGGCCGACTTCCTGAAGCTGGGCCGCGACCTCTTCGCCACCGACGCCACGCCGCGCGCGCGCTGGCTGGGCGAGGTCTGCCGCTGGACCTGGCGCGTGAAGCTCCTGACGGCGTTCGAGACCGAGCTCATCGGCAAGCTGCGCGAGACCGCCGAAACGCAGGCCATCCATGTGTTCGCCGAGAACCTGAAAGACCTGCTGCTGGCCGCGCCCGCGGGCCCCAAGACCGTGCTGGGCCTGGACCCTGGCATCCGCACTGGCGTGAAGGTGGCGGTCATCGACCCCACCGGCAAGCTGGTGGACACCGCGACCGTCTATCCCTTCGAGCCGCGCCGCGACCGCACGGGCTCGCTGGCCACGCTGGCCGCGCTGGCCAAGCGCCACAAGGTCGAGCTCATCGCCATCGGCAACGGCACCGCTTCGCGTGAAACCGAGAAGCTCGCCGCCGAACTCAGCAGCGCGCTGCCCGAACTCAACATGAACCGCATCGTGGTGTCGGAAGCCGGCGCTTCGGTCTATTCGGCGTCGGAACTGGCCGCGGCCGAATTCCCCGACCTGGACGTGAGCCTGCGCGGCGCCGTGTCCATCGCCCGCCGCCTGCAGGATCCGCTGGCCGAGCTGGTCAAGATCGAACCCAAGGCCATCGGCGTGGGCCAGTACCAGCACGACGTCAACCAGCGCGAGCTGGCGCGCTCGCTGGATGCCGTGATCGAGGATTGCGTGAACGCCGTGGGCGTGGACGTGAACACCGCCTCGGCGCCGCTGCTCACCCGCGTGTCGGGCCTGAACAGCACCCTGGCGCGCAACATCGTGGCGCACCGCGACAGCCACGGCGCCTTCGCCTCGCGCCGCGCGCTGCTCGACGTGTCCCGCTTCGGCGACAAGGCGTTCGAACAGGCCGCGGGATTCCTTCGCATTCCGCAAGGCGACAATCCGCTGGACGCGTCCTCGGTCCACCCCGAGGCCTATCCCGTCGTCGAGCGCATCCTGGCCCGCATCCAGGCCGACGCGCGCCAGGTGGTCGGCAACCGCGATGCGCTCAAGGGCCTGTCGCCGTCCGAATTCACCGATGAGCGCTTCGGCCTGCCCACGGTCAAGGACATCTTCTCCGAACTGGAAAAGCCCGGCCGCGACCCGCGTCCCGAGTTCAAGACCGCCACCTTCAAGGAGGGCGTCGAAACGCTGAACGACCTGCTGCCCGGCATGATCCTGGAAGGCGTCGTGACCAACGTCGCCGCCTTCGGTGCCTTCGTGGACATCGGGGTGCACCAGGACGGCCTGGTGCACATCTCGGCGCTGTCGGACAAGTTCATCAAGGAAGCGCGCGACGTGGTGCGCGTGGGCCAGACCGTCAAGGTGAAGGTCCAGGAAGTCGACGCCGCCCGCAAGCGCATTGCGCTGACCATGCGCCTGGACGACGACGCCCTGCCCGCGCGCCGCAGCGGCCCCGCCGCTGGCAACGACAGCCGCGGCAACCGTCCTGCCGGCGGCGGCAAGCGCCCCGGCCAGTCCGCCCCGCCCCCGGGCGGCGCCATGGCCGAGGCCTTCGCGCGCCTCAAGCGCTAG